One genomic region from Marinomonas maritima encodes:
- a CDS encoding acyl-CoA thioesterase, producing MIDVEIELEIPFHDVDAIRVAWHGHYAKYMEIARCKLMDKVNYSIVEMEESGYVWPVIDMRIRYAHPLIFGQKFKVRATLTEWENRLKVDYVFFDAQTNKRLTKAYTIQVAVEKTSGEMQYASPPILLQKLGVST from the coding sequence ATGATAGACGTTGAAATAGAATTAGAAATACCATTTCACGATGTAGATGCTATTCGAGTAGCTTGGCATGGCCATTATGCCAAATACATGGAAATAGCCCGTTGTAAACTAATGGATAAAGTCAATTACAGTATTGTTGAAATGGAAGAAAGCGGCTACGTTTGGCCAGTCATAGATATGCGCATTCGTTACGCTCATCCATTAATATTTGGACAAAAATTCAAAGTTCGAGCAACATTAACCGAATGGGAAAACAGACTCAAAGTGGACTATGTCTTTTTTGATGCCCAAACTAATAAGCGCTTAACAAAAGCCTATACCATACAAGTGGCGGTTGAAAAGACATCCGGTGAAATGCAATATGCTTCTCCTCCCATTCTCCTTCAAAAACTAGGCGTCTCTACATGA
- a CDS encoding LpxL/LpxP family acyltransferase, with translation MDNQPKHWSTITETGTVVGMRILLMCYRLFGHKGFRLLLAPVILYFYFRKHATRAASKEYLQKITPFLPEHKRKKLTPFRHFWMFGEVLLDKFLVWMGRIKPQDVVFETPDTFQKIEASKLGGIIVVSHLGNTEICSALAHQLPDIKVTMLVYTQHAKKFNKMLQRTNANAAINLIQVTDMSPATAMILSERVAAGEFIVIAGDRTPVNNGGRVSIVDFLGAQAALPQGAFILASLLRCPVYLMFCLKQDSAYHIYMETFSDKLSFARKEREQKLEEAVTLYAKRLEYYCQLAPLQWFNFFPFWHVESKNQQTLINNRDT, from the coding sequence ATGGATAACCAGCCTAAGCATTGGTCTACAATCACTGAAACAGGAACGGTTGTCGGCATGCGTATCCTATTGATGTGCTACCGACTATTTGGTCACAAAGGCTTTCGCCTACTTCTTGCGCCCGTCATTCTGTATTTTTATTTTAGAAAACACGCTACCCGAGCGGCCTCCAAAGAATACCTACAAAAGATCACCCCTTTTTTACCCGAACATAAGCGCAAAAAACTCACACCTTTTCGCCACTTTTGGATGTTTGGTGAAGTGTTATTGGATAAATTTTTGGTCTGGATGGGGAGAATCAAACCCCAAGACGTGGTTTTTGAAACCCCAGATACTTTTCAAAAAATCGAAGCGTCAAAGCTTGGTGGCATCATTGTTGTATCGCACCTTGGTAATACTGAAATTTGCAGTGCCCTTGCGCACCAATTACCCGATATTAAAGTCACTATGTTGGTCTATACCCAGCACGCAAAAAAATTCAACAAGATGTTACAACGCACCAACGCCAATGCCGCCATTAACCTAATTCAAGTAACGGATATGTCTCCTGCAACCGCCATGATTCTTTCTGAGCGCGTTGCCGCGGGAGAGTTTATTGTTATCGCAGGAGATCGAACACCGGTTAATAATGGGGGGCGCGTTTCTATTGTAGACTTTCTTGGGGCTCAAGCCGCGTTACCGCAAGGCGCGTTTATATTAGCGAGTTTGTTACGTTGCCCCGTGTATTTGATGTTCTGTTTAAAGCAGGACTCTGCTTATCATATTTATATGGAAACCTTTTCGGATAAACTCTCTTTTGCTCGTAAAGAACGAGAACAAAAACTAGAAGAAGCCGTGACCCTTTACGCTAAACGCTTAGAATATTATTGCCAGTTAGCCCCTTTACAATGGTTTAATTTTTTCCCCTTTTGGCATGTGGAATCAAAAAACCAACAGACGTTAATAAACAACCGTGACACATAA
- a CDS encoding glycosyltransferase family 2 protein has product MEESALNNPFKPAIVIPVYNHEDAIENTLKQVLEYGYPAVLVDDGSGAKCRQVLEKLTEKYRGQIYLVQLDTNSGKGGAVKAGMRFLLEQGFSHALQVDADGQHNISDLPIFMQAAEKEPESLICGCPIYDHSVPKHRYYCRYLSHVWVWINTLSFSIKDSMCGFRVYPLVKTCELIDRASCGNRMSFDTEVVVRWVWSGHKIKNMPTKVVYPEDGVSHFNAIKDNVLIVWMHTRLFFGMLLRSPALLWNKLNG; this is encoded by the coding sequence GTGGAAGAATCTGCTTTGAATAATCCGTTCAAACCGGCAATCGTCATTCCGGTGTACAACCACGAAGACGCTATTGAAAACACGCTAAAACAAGTGCTTGAATATGGCTATCCAGCCGTTTTAGTTGATGATGGTAGCGGCGCTAAATGTCGACAAGTGTTAGAAAAATTGACTGAAAAGTACCGTGGTCAGATTTACCTAGTCCAGCTCGATACCAATAGTGGTAAAGGGGGCGCCGTGAAGGCCGGTATGCGTTTTTTACTGGAACAAGGCTTTAGTCATGCTCTACAAGTGGACGCTGACGGGCAACATAACATCAGCGACTTACCTATTTTTATGCAGGCCGCTGAAAAAGAGCCAGAAAGCCTAATTTGCGGATGCCCTATTTATGATCACAGCGTCCCAAAACACCGCTATTACTGTCGTTATTTAAGTCATGTGTGGGTATGGATAAACACGCTGTCTTTCTCTATTAAAGATTCGATGTGTGGCTTTCGAGTTTACCCCTTGGTTAAGACCTGCGAGTTAATTGATCGCGCCTCTTGTGGGAACCGTATGTCATTCGATACCGAAGTTGTCGTACGCTGGGTCTGGTCTGGCCATAAAATAAAGAACATGCCGACTAAGGTGGTATACCCAGAAGACGGGGTTTCTCACTTTAACGCCATAAAAGACAATGTTTTGATCGTTTGGATGCACACACGTTTATTTTTTGGCATGCTTTTGCGTTCACCTGCTTTGTTATGGAATAAACTCAATGGATAA
- a CDS encoding ApeI family dehydratase, with amino-acid sequence MKTLTLLSRWLLDVTDEQPIAMMDDVIVTKAQVSKKVAMWQAVLPLSPGQKWAVYHSDAIEFFTLLLALWQSNCTACIPGDNCTATVERLKNSVVGFLGEFENAYPSEQNNSQLTRKAGPWIEIERRFPAIEVYTSGSTGEPKPITKTMAQIDDELCCIEELWPLSDTSIVLSTVTHQHLFGLTFRLFWSLAKGRLLLSKHSSFSEEIYHLASQCNQFILISTPAHLKRLNHQLDWSMLQGKCEAAISSAAPLQYEDSLYAAKLLYTPIFEIYGSSETGAVAWRNQSKIESDYWTLLPHMSLNETEKGFIVNGPHVSSEHQTLSDNIEQLTSDCFRLQGRTDRIVKVEGKRLSLSKMEKCLEQSDWVIIARALVVTKKREEVAIVAELSDKGRALVQQHSQKWLIARLKQSLKASFELVLIPRRWRFVNTLPYNQQGKLPMESLQALFDNNEVKWPQVLDRTHTSENTYRLNFYIPKELIYFDGHFENNPILPGIAQTHWAQHYGKEVFAFKGRFSRLEAVKFQSVIFPDSNVTLTLEFHPIKGKLAFQYISEKGVHSSGRICFE; translated from the coding sequence ATGAAAACATTAACGCTTTTATCTCGATGGCTGTTGGATGTTACTGATGAGCAACCAATAGCAATGATGGATGACGTCATCGTAACTAAGGCACAAGTGTCTAAAAAAGTAGCGATGTGGCAAGCCGTTTTGCCTTTATCACCAGGACAGAAATGGGCCGTGTACCATAGTGATGCGATTGAGTTTTTTACTCTTCTACTCGCCTTGTGGCAATCAAACTGTACTGCTTGCATTCCAGGTGATAATTGTACGGCAACGGTCGAACGCTTAAAAAACTCTGTGGTCGGCTTTCTGGGTGAGTTTGAAAACGCTTACCCTTCGGAGCAAAACAATAGTCAGCTGACTAGAAAAGCAGGTCCTTGGATAGAAATTGAACGCCGCTTTCCCGCAATAGAAGTTTACACTTCTGGCTCGACTGGAGAGCCAAAGCCGATCACAAAAACCATGGCTCAAATTGATGATGAACTGTGTTGCATTGAGGAATTGTGGCCACTTTCTGACACGTCCATCGTTTTGTCGACGGTTACTCACCAACACCTGTTTGGCTTAACCTTTCGCTTATTTTGGTCATTAGCAAAAGGTCGACTTTTACTTAGCAAACACAGTTCCTTCTCTGAAGAGATTTATCATCTTGCCTCACAATGTAATCAATTTATTCTGATATCAACCCCCGCCCATTTAAAGCGCTTAAATCATCAGCTTGACTGGTCCATGTTGCAGGGTAAGTGTGAAGCCGCCATTTCTTCTGCTGCACCGTTGCAATACGAAGACAGTCTGTATGCCGCTAAATTGCTTTACACTCCGATATTTGAAATATATGGCAGCTCAGAAACCGGTGCGGTAGCGTGGCGAAATCAATCTAAAATAGAGTCAGATTACTGGACCTTATTACCCCACATGTCTTTAAACGAGACAGAAAAAGGCTTTATTGTAAACGGACCTCATGTATCGTCAGAACACCAGACTCTTTCAGATAATATAGAACAACTGACATCTGATTGCTTTCGCTTACAGGGTCGAACAGACCGCATCGTCAAAGTAGAAGGGAAACGTTTATCTCTCTCTAAAATGGAAAAGTGTTTAGAACAAAGTGATTGGGTTATCATAGCAAGAGCTTTGGTTGTCACTAAAAAACGGGAAGAAGTGGCCATTGTCGCAGAGCTTAGTGACAAAGGAAGAGCGTTAGTCCAACAACATTCACAGAAATGGTTAATTGCGCGGCTCAAACAGAGCCTAAAAGCGTCTTTTGAACTTGTGTTGATTCCCAGAAGATGGCGCTTTGTCAACACACTTCCCTACAACCAACAAGGCAAGCTTCCGATGGAATCATTACAGGCATTATTTGACAATAACGAGGTGAAGTGGCCACAAGTACTAGACCGCACTCATACAAGCGAGAATACTTACCGGCTTAACTTTTATATTCCTAAAGAACTCATCTATTTTGATGGACACTTTGAGAACAACCCTATTTTACCCGGCATTGCTCAAACACATTGGGCTCAGCATTATGGCAAAGAAGTGTTTGCTTTCAAGGGTCGTTTTAGTCGCTTAGAGGCCGTAAAGTTTCAGAGTGTTATCTTCCCGGATTCTAACGTGACATTAACATTGGAGTTCCACCCAATTAAAGGGAAGCTAGCCTTTCAATATATATCAGAAAAAGGAGTTCATTCTAGTGGAAGAATCTGCTTTGAATAA
- a CDS encoding COG4648 family protein, with protein MRLKIILVIVTLAYPFFVYFGLTHFDSTLVMFFVIALLMIRGFTETQKNTRSVIFTSAFGVLVVAYFWGDQQGLKLYPVLVNASMLLLFVSSLYAKQSIIERMARLKEPNLPETGVRYTRKVTIVWCVFFTLNGLVALFTAFWTSNETWLFYNGFLAYVLIGLLVVIEWIVRYRVKHTV; from the coding sequence GTGCGCCTCAAAATTATTTTAGTGATAGTCACCCTTGCTTATCCTTTCTTTGTCTATTTTGGGTTAACGCACTTTGATTCGACTCTGGTCATGTTTTTCGTCATTGCACTTTTGATGATAAGAGGTTTCACCGAGACACAAAAAAACACACGTAGTGTCATTTTTACATCGGCTTTTGGTGTATTAGTCGTGGCGTATTTTTGGGGCGACCAACAAGGGTTAAAATTGTACCCGGTACTGGTGAATGCCTCTATGCTACTGCTTTTCGTCTCTAGCCTTTATGCGAAACAATCGATCATTGAACGAATGGCAAGACTTAAAGAGCCCAACTTACCAGAAACTGGCGTTCGATATACGAGGAAAGTGACCATTGTTTGGTGTGTTTTTTTTACATTAAACGGCCTTGTTGCCTTGTTCACTGCATTCTGGACATCTAATGAAACCTGGTTATTTTACAATGGCTTTTTGGCTTATGTACTGATTGGTTTATTGGTTGTTATAGAATGGATTGTACGATACAGAGTTAAGCATACAGTATGA
- a CDS encoding acyl carrier protein yields MSSINQDVFDKVSGVLQDLFELSADSIHPSSNLYQDLDIDSIDAVDLVVELKKMTGKKINPEDFKSVRTVEDVVIAVEKLFV; encoded by the coding sequence ATGAGTAGTATTAATCAAGACGTGTTTGACAAAGTATCGGGTGTTTTACAGGATTTGTTCGAGTTATCTGCTGATAGCATCCACCCTTCTTCAAATTTATATCAAGACCTTGATATTGATAGTATCGATGCCGTTGATTTGGTCGTCGAGCTAAAAAAAATGACGGGGAAAAAGATCAATCCTGAAGATTTTAAATCCGTTCGAACCGTTGAAGATGTGGTTATCGCCGTAGAAAAACTGTTTGTATAA
- a CDS encoding phosphopantetheine-binding protein, with translation MTDLKLDIKNMIIDALELEDISPDEIIDSDPLFVDGLGLDSIDALEIGLALQKKYGIKLKADSKETHEHFASVNALAALVESYQEKN, from the coding sequence ATGACTGATTTAAAATTAGACATAAAGAATATGATCATTGATGCGCTCGAACTAGAAGATATTAGCCCCGATGAAATTATAGATTCAGACCCTCTTTTTGTAGATGGCCTTGGCCTAGATTCAATTGATGCACTTGAAATTGGTTTAGCTTTACAAAAAAAATATGGCATTAAGCTAAAGGCTGATTCGAAAGAAACACACGAACACTTCGCTAGTGTGAATGCATTAGCCGCCTTGGTTGAGTCCTATCAAGAAAAAAATTAA
- a CDS encoding lysophospholipid acyltransferase family protein, with product MLDIIKYYWRWLATAFSFFIFGVGGVLLPIIALPILYCIPATSLIREERAHAVIHHTFRFYIAMMKRLGVLSYDIEGESKLKNAQLILANHPSLIDVVFLIALVPNANCVVKGRLAKNVFTRGSIRTAGYIINDNNEHVIEMAAEAFVKGHALIVFPEGTRSTPGQKLTLKRGAANIAIRAKAEITTVLIECKPTTLTKSDRWYKIPKTKAHFKIQVKDKIDVRSYLAESPPSVAARKLTADLTDYFNTELLLND from the coding sequence ATGCTCGATATAATCAAATATTATTGGCGCTGGCTAGCAACGGCGTTTAGCTTCTTTATTTTTGGCGTTGGGGGCGTTTTGCTCCCTATTATTGCTTTGCCTATTCTATATTGTATTCCAGCGACATCATTGATTAGAGAAGAGAGAGCCCATGCTGTGATTCATCACACATTTCGTTTTTATATCGCAATGATGAAACGCTTGGGCGTCTTAAGTTATGACATTGAAGGGGAGTCCAAACTAAAGAACGCACAGCTTATTCTAGCAAATCACCCGTCACTGATTGACGTTGTGTTTTTGATTGCCTTAGTACCAAACGCAAACTGTGTCGTGAAAGGACGTTTAGCGAAAAATGTCTTCACTCGCGGCTCAATACGAACGGCAGGATACATTATTAATGATAACAATGAGCATGTCATTGAAATGGCCGCAGAGGCTTTTGTAAAAGGTCATGCGTTAATTGTTTTTCCTGAAGGCACACGATCTACACCAGGACAAAAACTAACACTGAAACGCGGTGCCGCGAACATTGCTATTCGTGCAAAAGCAGAAATAACGACGGTTTTGATTGAGTGCAAACCAACCACTCTCACCAAGAGTGATCGTTGGTATAAAATCCCAAAAACGAAAGCGCATTTCAAAATCCAAGTAAAAGATAAAATTGATGTACGCTCTTACTTAGCGGAAAGTCCACCTTCTGTTGCTGCAAGAAAGCTAACCGCCGATTTAACAGACTATTTTAATACGGAGTTACTATTGAATGACTGA
- a CDS encoding beta-ketoacyl synthase chain length factor, producing MLSFKIRGWNAYTPSLESADSWGNWLQNKYILPTDAPKPGLKNIPLMLRRRFTTIGKYSVEAAMPILAENEHIPLVFASRHGDVELTLSLLQSIANNEPLSPTSFSLAVHNAISGLFSIARKDRSEATAISASENLIPFALLEAATQLQDNEHVLCIICESPLPDLYKPFASSPPFPYAIAMVLSREEGDTFHLKSAPAIASEQGQNNELEELMALLLSHRHCARFPSTQDVEWTIQR from the coding sequence GTGTTAAGTTTTAAAATACGTGGTTGGAATGCCTATACTCCCAGCTTAGAGTCTGCAGACTCTTGGGGAAATTGGTTACAAAACAAATATATTTTACCCACTGATGCACCAAAGCCCGGATTAAAGAACATCCCTTTAATGCTCCGCAGACGCTTTACCACCATTGGTAAGTATTCAGTAGAAGCGGCGATGCCAATATTAGCGGAAAACGAACACATACCCTTGGTTTTCGCTTCTCGTCATGGTGATGTAGAATTAACGCTCTCTTTACTTCAATCTATTGCCAACAATGAACCACTTTCTCCCACTAGTTTTAGCCTAGCAGTGCATAATGCAATAAGCGGATTATTTTCAATTGCACGTAAAGATCGAAGTGAAGCAACGGCAATATCAGCATCAGAAAACCTTATTCCATTTGCCTTACTAGAAGCCGCGACTCAGTTACAAGACAATGAACATGTGTTGTGCATTATCTGTGAATCCCCGCTACCTGATTTATACAAACCATTTGCTTCTTCGCCCCCTTTTCCTTATGCCATTGCAATGGTGTTAAGTCGTGAAGAAGGAGACACCTTTCATTTGAAAAGCGCGCCTGCAATAGCTTCTGAACAAGGCCAAAACAATGAACTAGAAGAGCTAATGGCACTTCTTTTATCTCATCGCCACTGCGCACGCTTTCCCAGCACTCAGGATGTCGAGTGGACCATACAAAGGTAA
- a CDS encoding excinuclease translates to MKKITILTLSALVLCSSYSFARDDVEAYSIANIMSSEVAKSKLGTDVSFYFGDQSYGNVLKNFGGFKTNKKTNAFAKSDKDACNWVFLSAMIALKERAIKEGGNAVVDIKSNYKNNLTSSPETFQCGTGAVMAGVALTGQVVTLE, encoded by the coding sequence ATGAAAAAAATTACAATCTTAACCCTTTCAGCGCTTGTTCTCTGTTCATCTTACAGCTTTGCCCGTGATGATGTTGAGGCTTATTCAATTGCTAATATAATGAGTTCAGAGGTGGCTAAATCAAAGTTAGGAACGGATGTCTCTTTTTATTTTGGTGATCAGTCTTATGGCAACGTGCTTAAGAATTTTGGTGGGTTTAAGACCAATAAAAAAACGAATGCTTTTGCTAAGAGTGATAAAGATGCCTGTAATTGGGTTTTTCTTTCTGCAATGATTGCACTTAAAGAGAGAGCGATAAAAGAAGGCGGTAATGCTGTGGTGGACATTAAATCGAATTATAAAAACAACCTAACTTCCAGTCCCGAAACGTTTCAATGTGGCACCGGTGCGGTTATGGCTGGCGTTGCGTTGACTGGTCAGGTTGTGACGCTAGAGTAA
- a CDS encoding 4'-phosphopantetheinyl transferase family protein, translating to MQRDIRVFFANTETLSNEQQQHLFDRLPDTQKNKVLGLKSKKKKREFVVGRTLLIHALQSEKNLQSLPLILEEPFAAPKVDSLDNCYVSISHSGCLVCCVLHTDPVGIDIEHKKNRKDLIHKSDFFMHHDELETLKTIVRDDRKTHYFYEVWCTKEAFFKALDSDRQKQTSLKSIQLSLCFKGGEWSVFQSDMDNHHLSLVYRGEERQVQLMAVDLSNCWQTSSL from the coding sequence ATGCAGCGTGACATACGAGTTTTTTTTGCCAATACTGAGACCTTGTCGAATGAGCAGCAGCAACACCTTTTTGACAGGTTGCCAGATACCCAAAAAAATAAAGTGTTGGGGCTAAAAAGCAAAAAGAAGAAAAGGGAATTTGTAGTAGGGCGAACATTGTTAATACACGCCTTACAAAGTGAGAAAAACCTACAGAGCCTTCCTCTTATTCTAGAAGAACCGTTTGCTGCTCCGAAAGTGGATAGCCTAGATAATTGCTATGTTTCGATTTCACACAGCGGCTGTCTAGTGTGCTGTGTATTACATACAGATCCTGTCGGTATTGATATTGAGCATAAAAAGAATAGAAAAGATCTGATTCATAAAAGTGATTTTTTTATGCATCATGACGAGCTTGAAACGCTAAAGACAATAGTGAGAGATGATCGAAAAACGCATTACTTCTATGAGGTCTGGTGTACAAAAGAGGCCTTTTTTAAGGCATTGGACAGCGATAGACAAAAGCAAACGTCTTTAAAATCTATTCAGCTGTCTCTTTGCTTTAAAGGAGGGGAATGGTCTGTGTTTCAAAGTGACATGGATAACCATCATTTATCCCTTGTTTACCGTGGTGAAGAGCGTCAAGTTCAGCTTATGGCTGTCGATTTATCTAATTGTTGGCAAACGTCGAGTTTGTAA
- a CDS encoding porin family protein: MNKFIPVIAGGIVIASFSAAVSAESMAKNDSGLYVGGNYGYLKVESEDDFDDNNDVVQGIVGYRLNSFLALEGSYIDFGSYGSSAANAKTTGYTAALKGTIPITQTVEIFAKAGQLWHETDYEIATVTGSTDDKSLFAGAGVNFKVTDNLLLNAQYTWYDVDLEADNVSSDSKFETDFNQASVGAEYRF; the protein is encoded by the coding sequence ATGAACAAATTTATTCCCGTAATCGCAGGCGGCATCGTTATAGCATCATTCAGTGCTGCAGTAAGCGCGGAAAGCATGGCTAAAAATGACAGCGGTCTTTATGTTGGGGGTAATTACGGTTACCTAAAAGTAGAAAGCGAAGATGACTTCGATGATAACAACGATGTAGTACAAGGTATTGTCGGTTACCGATTAAATTCTTTTCTTGCCCTTGAAGGTAGTTACATTGACTTTGGTAGCTATGGCAGCAGCGCAGCAAACGCCAAAACAACAGGCTACACCGCCGCATTAAAAGGCACGATACCGATTACTCAAACGGTTGAAATCTTTGCTAAGGCGGGGCAACTTTGGCACGAAACGGACTATGAGATAGCCACCGTAACAGGTAGCACTGATGACAAAAGCCTATTTGCAGGCGCCGGTGTAAACTTTAAGGTTACCGACAATCTTCTACTAAACGCCCAATACACTTGGTACGATGTTGACCTAGAAGCTGACAACGTTTCCTCTGATTCGAAATTCGAAACAGACTTCAATCAAGCCAGTGTCGGTGCTGAATACCGCTTCTAA
- the msrA gene encoding peptide-methionine (S)-S-oxide reductase MsrA: MMIRNSLSSALGLLLLSGTATFSSVSLAAPQTMIVAGGCFWCVESDFELVDGVSDVISGYTGGQTKNPTYKQVSSEKTGHFEAVEIHFDDDIVSLKALADYYWKTIDPTDAKGQFCDKGTPYKTAMFYQNDQQKAVFEASLEKVEKTKPFKADIVTQILPVSTFYLAEEYHQSYYTKNPIRYAFYRSSCGRDSKIESLWGDIASHQYH, from the coding sequence ATGATGATTCGAAATTCACTCAGCAGCGCCTTAGGGTTACTGTTGCTTTCCGGCACGGCGACTTTTAGCAGTGTATCACTCGCGGCACCGCAAACAATGATCGTCGCGGGCGGTTGTTTTTGGTGTGTAGAGTCCGACTTTGAATTGGTTGATGGTGTGAGCGACGTTATCTCTGGTTACACTGGAGGCCAAACTAAGAACCCAACATACAAACAAGTATCGTCAGAAAAAACAGGCCACTTTGAAGCCGTTGAAATTCATTTTGATGATGATATTGTTTCGCTAAAAGCGTTGGCTGACTATTACTGGAAAACCATTGATCCAACCGATGCCAAAGGGCAATTTTGTGACAAGGGAACCCCTTACAAAACCGCGATGTTTTATCAGAACGATCAGCAAAAAGCGGTTTTTGAAGCGTCTCTCGAAAAAGTAGAAAAAACCAAACCCTTTAAAGCAGACATCGTCACCCAGATCCTTCCAGTATCTACCTTTTATCTTGCTGAGGAATACCACCAAAGCTATTACACGAAAAACCCTATCCGATATGCTTTCTATCGATCAAGCTGTGGCCGTGATAGCAAAATTGAAAGTTTATGGGGCGACATAGCAAGCCACCAATATCACTAA
- a CDS encoding ferredoxin--NADP reductase: MSAFVTERVLSVHHWDENLFSFKTTRNPSLRFDNGQFVMIGLETEARPLIRAYSIASPNYEEHLEFFSIKVPNGPLTSRLQHLQVGDDILVSRKPTGTLVTRDLHPGKHLYLLSTGTGLAPFLSVIQDFDAYEQYDKIVLIHGVRHVSELAYADFIEKELPSNEFFGEQVREKLIYYPTVTREPFRNQGRLTDLIRSGKLAEDIGLPQLDPVDDRVMICGSPSMLKDTSILLDELGFKESPKIGVPGDYVIERAFVEH; encoded by the coding sequence ATGAGTGCATTTGTTACTGAACGCGTTTTAAGTGTCCATCACTGGGATGAAAATTTATTTAGCTTTAAAACCACACGCAATCCAAGCTTGCGTTTCGACAATGGTCAGTTTGTGATGATTGGCTTAGAAACCGAAGCGCGTCCTTTGATACGTGCTTACAGTATTGCCAGTCCGAATTACGAAGAGCACTTGGAATTTTTCAGTATAAAAGTGCCAAATGGCCCGTTAACGTCCCGTTTGCAGCACTTACAAGTAGGTGATGATATTTTGGTCAGTCGCAAACCTACCGGCACTTTAGTGACGCGTGATTTGCACCCAGGTAAACACTTATATCTATTATCTACTGGCACCGGTTTAGCGCCTTTTTTAAGCGTTATTCAAGATTTTGATGCCTATGAACAATACGACAAAATTGTTTTGATTCATGGCGTACGCCATGTGAGTGAACTCGCTTATGCAGACTTTATTGAAAAAGAATTGCCTAGCAATGAGTTCTTTGGCGAACAGGTTCGTGAAAAATTGATCTATTATCCTACAGTGACGCGTGAACCTTTTCGCAATCAAGGTCGTCTGACTGATTTGATTCGCAGTGGTAAATTGGCAGAAGATATTGGTTTACCACAGTTGGACCCAGTGGATGATAGGGTGATGATTTGTGGCAGCCCTAGTATGCTTAAAGACACTTCCATTTTACTTGATGAGCTTGGTTTTAAAGAGTCTCCAAAGATCGGGGTACCAGGAGATTACGTCATCGAACGCGCTTTTGTTGAGCATTAA
- the yghU gene encoding glutathione-dependent disulfide-bond oxidoreductase: MSSDTVNNENYVPPKVWQWDAQSGGKFASINRPISGATHEKVLAVGKHPLQLHSLATPNGQKVTIMLEELLALGKSNAEYDAYLINIGEGDQFGSGFVEVNPNSKIPALMDYSTTPPTRVFESGSILQYLAEKFDAFVPKDLAAKTECRNWLFWQMGSAPYLGGGFGHFYAYAPTKMQYPIDRFTMETKRQLDVLDKQLADHTYMAGEEYSIADIAIWPWYGNLVLGNLYDAAEFLDVTRYRNVVRWAKAIEQRRAVQRGRIVNKAFGDGAQLHERHDAADFDGLIK, from the coding sequence ATGAGTTCTGACACAGTTAATAATGAAAACTATGTACCGCCAAAAGTATGGCAATGGGATGCACAAAGCGGTGGTAAATTTGCGAGCATCAATCGTCCTATTTCTGGGGCAACGCATGAAAAAGTACTCGCTGTTGGTAAGCACCCACTTCAACTTCATTCCTTGGCCACGCCTAATGGTCAGAAAGTGACGATCATGTTGGAAGAGCTTTTAGCGTTGGGTAAAAGCAATGCTGAATACGATGCTTATTTGATTAACATTGGTGAAGGTGATCAGTTCGGCTCAGGTTTTGTGGAAGTAAATCCTAATTCAAAAATTCCGGCCCTGATGGATTACAGTACAACACCACCAACGCGTGTTTTCGAGTCTGGCTCTATTCTTCAATACTTAGCTGAAAAGTTCGACGCCTTTGTACCAAAAGACTTAGCGGCAAAAACAGAATGTCGTAACTGGTTATTCTGGCAAATGGGATCTGCTCCTTATTTAGGGGGTGGTTTTGGCCATTTTTACGCGTACGCGCCGACTAAAATGCAGTACCCGATTGACCGCTTTACGATGGAAACCAAACGTCAATTAGACGTGTTGGACAAACAACTGGCTGATCATACTTACATGGCCGGTGAGGAGTATTCGATCGCTGATATCGCCATTTGGCCTTGGTACGGTAACTTAGTATTGGGCAACCTATATGATGCCGCTGAGTTCTTAGACGTAACCCGCTATAGAAATGTCGTGCGTTGGGCAAAAGCGATAGAGCAACGCCGAGCAGTACAGCGTGGCCGTATTGTTAATAAGGCTTTTGGCGACGGGGCGCAGCTTCATGAGCGTCATGATGCTGCGGATTTTGATGGTCTTATTAAATAA